AGCCGGCGTCGGTAGATGCGCGCAAGGCGGCGCGGACCGCGGCAGACGTGGCGGCGTCCAGGCCGGGCGGCGTGGGCGCCGCGGCCAGCTTCGCGCGGCCCGCGTCGAGCGCCGCGCGCGCGGCGGCGGGAAGGGCCGTGCCGGCGTGCTCCATCGCTGCGAGGTGCCCGTCGAGCGCGCGGTCGAACACGTGCGCGACGAGCGGCGCCAGCGCGGCCAGTGCGAGCACGCCCGCCGCGCGCGCCACGGCGTTGTTCACGCCCGACGCGACGCCCACGTGCCCCGCATCCACCGAGCCCAGCACGGCGTTGGTCAGCGGCGCGACCGTGATCCCCAGGCCCACGCCCAGCACCAGCGACGCCGGGAACACGCCGCGCCAGTAGCCCGCGTCCGCGTTCAGCACGGCGAAGAGGACGAAGCCGAGCGCGGCGAGCGCGGGCCCCGCGGCAAGGACGGCGCCGGTGCCCACCCGCCGCGCCACCGCGTCGCTGCGGGGCGCCAGCAGCAGCGCGGCCAGCGTCATGGGCAGCAGCGCCGCGCCGGCGAGCGTGGCGGAGTAGCCGTGCGCGAGCACCAGGTCGAACGGGATCCAGAAGAAGGCGCCGAACGCCGCGTACAGGCACAGCGTGAGCAGGTTCAGCCCCGCGAAGGCCCGCCCGCGGAACAGCCCCAGCGGCAGCATCGGCTCCACGGGAGATGCACGGCCGGCCACCGCCGCGCGCTCCAGCCGCCGCTCGCGACGCACCAGCGCCGCGCCCGCGAGCACGGCCACGCCCGCCGCGGCGATCACACGCGCGTCGCCCACGCCCAGACGCGGCGACTCCAGCGCGGCGTATACCAGGCCCGCCAGCGCTACCGTGGCGAGCACCGCCCCGGCGAGGTCCAGCCGCCCGCGCCCGCTGCCGCGGCTCTCCGGCACGTGGCGCAGCGTGACGAGCAGCACCGCGGCGGCGAGCGGCAGGTTCACGAAGAAGATCCACCGCCACGACAGGTGGTCCGCGATCCATCCGCCGGCCACCGGCCCCACCACTCCCGCGACGGACGTGAGCGACGACCACAGCCCGATGGCCCGCGCCCGCGCCTGTCCTTGGAACGCGGAGCCCAGGATGGCGAGGCTGCCGGGCATGAGCAGCGCGGCGCCCAGGCCCTGCACGGCGCGCGCGGCGATGAGGGCGCCCATCGCCGGCGCCAGGCCGCACGCGAGCGACGCGGCGGCGAACAGGCACACGCCGGCGGCGAACACGCGCCTCCGCCCGTAGCGGTCGCCCAGTGCGCCGGCCGCGAGGATGCAGCCCGCCAGCACCAGCGAGTAGCTCTCCAGCACCCACTGCACCTGCGCGGACGTGGCCTGCATCTGCTCCTGGAGCGCGGGCACGGCCACGTTCACCGCCGTCGCGTCCAGGAACGCCAGCCCCGACCCCATCACTGTCGCCGCGACGATCCACCGCCCGCCCACGACGCTCGCCTCCGTCGCGCCCGCGGACGGGCCGGCGTGCTCGGCCGGAGGGGGAGCGTCACAGGGCAGGCGCGCGGGGATGGTCATGCGGATCCGGGGCGCGGGTGGACCAACCGGAATTCGGGAGAGGACGCGCGTCGCATCTGCGGAGACGCGACGGCACGCCGTAGGAAGATGCGTATCGCCCGAGAAGCCACGGACACGGCCGGCCGGGAGATGTGCCTCGCGCGAAAGCGCCCGGCGTGCCCGGTCGCGAGATGTGCCTCGCGCGAAAGCGACCGGCGTGCCCGGTCGCGAGATGCGCATCTGCGGAGACGACGCCGCCGTTCGTGATCGAAAGCTGCGCATCGGCGGAGGCGCGGCCGGAACGCGATCGTC
The window above is part of the Longimicrobiaceae bacterium genome. Proteins encoded here:
- a CDS encoding DHA2 family efflux MFS transporter permease subunit, which codes for MTIPARLPCDAPPPAEHAGPSAGATEASVVGGRWIVAATVMGSGLAFLDATAVNVAVPALQEQMQATSAQVQWVLESYSLVLAGCILAAGALGDRYGRRRVFAAGVCLFAAASLACGLAPAMGALIAARAVQGLGAALLMPGSLAILGSAFQGQARARAIGLWSSLTSVAGVVGPVAGGWIADHLSWRWIFFVNLPLAAAVLLVTLRHVPESRGSGRGRLDLAGAVLATVALAGLVYAALESPRLGVGDARVIAAAGVAVLAGAALVRRERRLERAAVAGRASPVEPMLPLGLFRGRAFAGLNLLTLCLYAAFGAFFWIPFDLVLAHGYSATLAGAALLPMTLAALLLAPRSDAVARRVGTGAVLAAGPALAALGFVLFAVLNADAGYWRGVFPASLVLGVGLGITVAPLTNAVLGSVDAGHVGVASGVNNAVARAAGVLALAALAPLVAHVFDRALDGHLAAMEHAGTALPAAARAALDAGRAKLAAAPTPPGLDAATSAAVRAALRASTDAGFRVAMLVCSALAGLAAVTGWRVRTSLGAAPPPVRRPAA